In the genome of Streptomyces collinus, one region contains:
- a CDS encoding exo-rhamnogalacturonan lyase family protein: MSPIPRRSLLKAAAVTGAAAQFSWALGAQDAQAAPGAETADADPVTLDWLEDGGLGAAPGSTVGVPWPKGTYQKDQTFALTDAGGKAVPVQSWPIAYWPDGSLKWTAHAVASGDGKLTLAAGTPAAPEKKVTVEKRGGTIDISTGVITARIGNSGSTLVKSVTRGSTEIARNGRLVLIRQPEIEDEDQGAVRTERFDGAISKVEVEQAGPVRAVVRIDGKHRKGGRNWLPFSIRLYFYAGADSFRMVHTITYDGKQEPGKASGDFIRGLGVRFTVPMRDASYDRHIRIGGDGTGLLREAVKGITGLRRDPGAAVQAAQFEGKKLPDPATWDQRVTTRLQYIPEWGDYTLSQLSADGFTLRKRTKKGHGWVAAGGGRRASGFGYVGGASGGFSFGLRDFWEKFPAQLDIRDAHTDEAEVTLWLWSPEAQPMDMRFYHDGMGQDTFPEQLEGLNITYEDYEPEFGTPYGIARTSELLFWANDSTPSPDRFAEQVEAVRVLPQLAAPPRQLIKAKVFGPGLYSEPDRSTPAKAKIEDHLDFLFTYYKDQVEQRRWYGFWDYGDIMHTYDTFRHQWRYDIGGYAWDNSELSPDLWLWFAYLRSGRSDIFRFAEAMTRHTGEVDVYHLGKWAGLGTRHGVQHFADSAKQQRIANTTYRRYYYFLTADERVGDLMHANVDSDETFLALDPLRKIRTEPYTPDRHALSIGFGTDWSGLVSAWLTEWERKGPKWEKAKARVLSTMETIAAQPNGFVQGSGLYDLDTGKFAVADKPKVEVSHLSAVFGLNELCAELIDLVDMPKFNEAYFDYCRYFNATKAEQAARYGSNFGSLLLFQGHSRLDAYAAVKTGDEKLAKRAWEKFYNSDGYKESAPWKTEKLSGPVALVAGSEATWVSTNDTALYGLAAIENLALLGDKMP, translated from the coding sequence ATGTCTCCCATCCCCCGCAGATCCCTCCTCAAGGCAGCCGCCGTCACCGGAGCCGCCGCCCAGTTCAGCTGGGCGCTGGGAGCCCAGGACGCCCAGGCCGCGCCCGGAGCCGAAACCGCCGACGCCGACCCGGTGACCCTCGACTGGCTGGAGGACGGCGGCCTCGGCGCCGCGCCAGGATCCACCGTCGGCGTGCCCTGGCCCAAGGGCACGTACCAGAAGGACCAGACCTTCGCGCTGACGGACGCCGGCGGCAAGGCCGTGCCCGTGCAGTCCTGGCCGATCGCCTACTGGCCCGACGGCTCCCTCAAGTGGACCGCGCACGCGGTCGCCTCGGGCGACGGCAAGCTCACCCTCGCCGCCGGGACCCCCGCCGCTCCCGAGAAGAAGGTCACCGTCGAGAAGCGCGGCGGCACCATCGACATCTCGACCGGCGTCATCACCGCGAGGATCGGCAACTCCGGCTCCACCCTCGTCAAGTCGGTCACCCGCGGCTCCACCGAGATCGCGAGGAACGGCCGTCTCGTGCTGATCCGCCAGCCCGAGATCGAGGACGAGGACCAGGGCGCGGTCAGGACCGAGCGCTTCGACGGCGCGATCTCCAAGGTCGAGGTCGAGCAGGCGGGCCCGGTCCGCGCGGTCGTCCGCATCGACGGCAAGCACCGCAAGGGCGGACGCAACTGGCTGCCCTTCTCGATCAGGCTCTACTTCTACGCGGGCGCCGACTCCTTCCGCATGGTGCACACCATCACCTACGACGGCAAGCAGGAGCCGGGCAAGGCCAGTGGCGACTTCATCCGCGGCCTCGGCGTCCGCTTCACCGTGCCGATGCGGGACGCGTCGTACGACCGCCACATCCGCATCGGCGGCGACGGCACCGGACTGCTGCGCGAAGCCGTCAAGGGCATCACCGGACTGCGCCGGGACCCGGGCGCGGCCGTGCAGGCGGCCCAGTTCGAGGGCAAGAAGCTGCCCGACCCCGCCACCTGGGACCAGCGGGTGACGACCCGGCTGCAGTACATCCCCGAGTGGGGCGACTACACCCTCTCCCAGCTCTCCGCCGACGGCTTCACGCTGCGCAAGCGCACCAAGAAGGGGCACGGCTGGGTCGCCGCGGGCGGTGGCCGGCGCGCGTCCGGCTTCGGCTACGTCGGAGGCGCGAGCGGCGGGTTCTCCTTCGGGCTGCGCGACTTCTGGGAGAAGTTCCCCGCCCAGCTCGACATCCGGGACGCCCACACCGACGAGGCCGAGGTGACCCTCTGGCTCTGGTCGCCCGAGGCGCAGCCCATGGACATGCGCTTCTACCACGACGGCATGGGCCAGGACACCTTCCCGGAGCAGCTCGAAGGCCTCAACATCACCTACGAGGACTACGAGCCGGAGTTCGGCACCCCGTACGGCATCGCCCGCACCTCCGAACTCCTCTTCTGGGCCAACGACTCGACCCCGAGCCCCGACCGGTTCGCCGAGCAGGTCGAGGCCGTCCGCGTACTGCCGCAGCTGGCCGCCCCGCCCAGGCAGCTCATCAAGGCCAAGGTCTTCGGACCGGGCCTGTACTCCGAGCCCGACCGCTCCACCCCGGCCAAGGCGAAGATCGAGGACCACCTCGACTTCCTCTTCACCTACTACAAGGACCAGGTGGAGCAGCGCCGCTGGTACGGCTTCTGGGACTACGGCGACATCATGCACACCTACGACACCTTCCGGCACCAGTGGCGCTACGACATCGGCGGCTACGCCTGGGACAATTCCGAGCTGTCGCCGGACCTGTGGCTCTGGTTCGCCTACCTGCGCTCCGGCCGCTCCGACATCTTCCGCTTCGCCGAGGCGATGACCCGGCACACCGGCGAGGTCGACGTCTACCACCTGGGCAAATGGGCGGGCCTCGGCACCCGCCACGGTGTGCAGCACTTCGCCGACAGCGCCAAGCAGCAGCGCATCGCCAACACCACCTACCGGCGCTACTACTACTTCCTCACGGCGGACGAACGCGTCGGCGACCTCATGCACGCCAACGTCGACTCCGACGAGACGTTCCTCGCCCTCGACCCGCTGCGCAAGATCCGCACCGAGCCGTACACCCCCGACCGGCACGCCCTGTCGATCGGCTTCGGCACGGACTGGAGCGGCCTGGTGTCGGCCTGGCTGACGGAGTGGGAGCGCAAGGGCCCCAAGTGGGAGAAGGCCAAGGCCCGCGTGCTGTCCACGATGGAGACCATCGCCGCCCAGCCCAACGGCTTCGTCCAGGGCAGCGGCCTGTACGACCTGGACACGGGCAAGTTCGCCGTCGCCGACAAGCCCAAGGTGGAGGTCTCGCACCTCTCGGCCGTCTTCGGCCTCAACGAGCTGTGCGCCGAGCTCATCGACCTGGTCGACATGCCGAAGTTCAACGAGGCGTACTTCGACTACTGCCGCTACTTCAACGCCACCAAGGCCGAACAGGCGGCACGCTACGGCTCCAACTTCGGCTCCCTGCTGCTCTTCCAGGGGCACTCGCGCCTCGACGCGTACGCGGCCGTCAAGACCGGGGACGAGAAGCTCGCCAAGCGGGCGTGGGAGAAGTTCTACAACTCCGACGGCTACAAGGAGTCGGCGCCCTGGAAGACGGAGAAGCTGAGCGGGCCGGTCGCGCTGGTGGCGGGCAGCGAGGCCACCTGGGTGTCCACGAACGACACCGCGCTGTACGGCCTCGCCGCCATCGAGAACCTGGCGCTGCTCGGCGACAAGATGCCGTAG
- a CDS encoding carbohydrate ABC transporter permease has protein sequence MSAQATDIKPATGGGALRHKLPGSLAWHLGSLLILAVILYPVIWVVGGSFKKSEDIVGSLDLFPGDPVVDNYQSLADGIADISISTFFLNSLFLAVGSVIGILVSCSLTAYAFARIRFAGRNLLFTLMIGTLLLPYHVLLIPQYVLFRNMEMINTYTPLLLGKYLATEAFFIFLMVQFMRNMPKELDEAARLDGCGHFRIYWSIVLPLSRPALITSAIFTFINSWNDFMGPLIYLNEPDKYTVSLGLKMFVDQEGLANYGGMIAMSLVALLPVLAFFLAFQRYLIDGMATSGLKG, from the coding sequence ATGAGTGCGCAGGCCACCGACATCAAGCCCGCCACCGGAGGCGGAGCACTCCGCCACAAGCTGCCCGGCTCCCTCGCCTGGCACCTCGGGTCCCTGCTGATCCTCGCGGTGATCCTCTACCCGGTGATCTGGGTCGTCGGCGGGTCGTTCAAGAAGAGCGAGGACATCGTCGGCAGCCTGGATCTCTTCCCGGGGGACCCGGTCGTCGACAACTACCAGAGCCTCGCCGACGGCATCGCCGACATCTCGATCTCCACGTTCTTCCTCAACTCGCTCTTCCTGGCCGTCGGTTCGGTCATCGGCATCCTGGTGTCCTGCTCGCTGACGGCCTACGCCTTCGCGAGGATCAGGTTCGCGGGCCGCAATCTGCTGTTCACGCTGATGATCGGGACGCTCCTGCTGCCGTACCACGTGCTGCTGATCCCGCAGTACGTGCTGTTCCGCAACATGGAGATGATCAACACCTACACGCCGCTGCTGCTCGGAAAGTACCTGGCCACCGAGGCGTTCTTCATCTTCCTGATGGTGCAGTTCATGCGCAACATGCCCAAGGAGCTGGACGAGGCGGCCCGCCTCGACGGCTGCGGGCACTTCCGGATCTACTGGTCGATCGTCCTGCCGCTGAGCCGGCCGGCCCTGATCACCAGTGCGATCTTCACGTTCATCAACTCCTGGAACGACTTCATGGGCCCGCTGATCTACCTCAACGAGCCCGACAAGTACACGGTCTCGCTCGGCCTGAAGATGTTCGTCGACCAGGAAGGGCTGGCCAACTACGGCGGCATGATCGCCATGTCGCTGGTGGCGCTGCTGCCGGTGCTCGCCTTCTTCCTCGCCTTCCAGCGGTATCTGATCGACGGCATGGCCACGTCGGGTCTGAAGGGCTGA
- a CDS encoding carbohydrate ABC transporter permease, producing MGTTVTHAPAMEDLPKGKGSEPRHGPVGSPRPAALKRRRRRENLAGYLFMSPWIAGFLLLTAGPMIASLYFAFTDYNLFDAPQWIGLDNFSEMFGDPRWRHSVQVTLWYVAVGTPLKLLAALGVALLLAQSRRGQAFYRAAFYAPSLIGASVSVAIVWKAIFSDDAVVDRTQKIFGIDVGGWTGDPDMIIYSLVALTVWQFGAPMVIFLAGLKQVPRELYEAAEVDGAGKMRRFWNITLPMISPVLFFNVLLETIHSFQIFSSAYIVGGGAGSNACGPADGSMVYTCYLYVQGFENSRMGLASAMAWLLLIAVALVTAVLFWSQKRWVHYEEGAR from the coding sequence ATGGGAACCACCGTGACACACGCCCCTGCGATGGAGGACCTGCCCAAGGGCAAGGGCTCCGAGCCGCGGCACGGTCCGGTGGGCTCCCCGCGCCCCGCCGCCCTCAAGCGGCGGCGGCGCCGGGAGAACCTGGCCGGCTATCTCTTCATGTCTCCGTGGATCGCCGGGTTCCTGCTCCTGACAGCGGGCCCGATGATCGCCTCGCTCTACTTCGCCTTCACCGACTACAACCTGTTCGACGCGCCCCAGTGGATCGGCCTCGACAACTTCTCCGAGATGTTCGGTGATCCGCGCTGGCGCCATTCGGTGCAGGTGACGCTCTGGTACGTCGCCGTCGGCACGCCGCTGAAGCTGCTCGCCGCCCTCGGTGTGGCGCTGCTGCTCGCCCAGAGCCGGCGCGGGCAGGCCTTCTACCGGGCCGCCTTCTACGCGCCGTCGCTCATCGGTGCGAGCGTCTCCGTCGCGATCGTGTGGAAGGCGATCTTCTCCGACGACGCGGTGGTCGACCGTACCCAGAAGATCTTCGGGATCGACGTCGGCGGCTGGACCGGCGACCCGGACATGATCATCTACAGCCTCGTGGCGCTCACCGTCTGGCAGTTCGGCGCCCCCATGGTCATCTTCCTGGCCGGTCTCAAGCAGGTCCCGCGTGAGCTGTACGAGGCGGCCGAGGTCGACGGAGCGGGCAAGATGCGGCGGTTCTGGAACATCACGCTGCCGATGATCTCCCCCGTCCTCTTCTTCAACGTCCTGCTGGAGACGATCCACTCCTTCCAGATCTTCAGCTCGGCGTACATCGTCGGCGGTGGTGCGGGGAGCAACGCCTGCGGCCCGGCCGACGGCTCGATGGTCTACACCTGCTACCTCTACGTCCAGGGCTTCGAGAACAGCCGCATGGGTCTGGCCTCCGCGATGGCCTGGCTCCTGCTGATCGCGGTCGCCCTGGTGACGGCGGTGCTGTTCTGGTCCCAGAAGCGCTGGGTGCATTACGAGGAGGGCGCCCGATGA
- a CDS encoding ABC transporter substrate-binding protein produces the protein MVNGRNVERRTVLKAAGATAATLGLAATTGCGGDGGASADGTVTIRYAWWGAEDRAQRINKTIALFEKKYPKIKVKTDFQPYLDFWKKFNTQASGGNPPDVFQNAIGFLRKYDAKNVLLDLSEQAKAGNLRMEGFRAGLEKFGEIDGKLLGVPVGSNSMALVIDKPVYTRAGVKPEQGWTWDDFEAGMKKIRDKTGRAGDSGMYGTMYLYDLYLRQNGKAFFTEDGLGFTEADLTDWWTKARKGVEEGIYSDPKKVAQIKPKSALAAELAGSEFTWDNFTVRYTSEGKSEYGLAPIPTTDGKKTGQYLGSLMLSASKRTQHPKEVAQFIDFMVHDPEVAKIMGYDRGVPATQAQFDAYKPTDPVNQAIAAYEQSIVKAGVLEPITPHPNGADICESAFLRIAEEMGLGKRSVDEAVKQFFTESKTALGA, from the coding sequence GTGGTGAACGGCAGGAATGTTGAGAGACGTACCGTCCTGAAGGCGGCCGGAGCCACGGCAGCCACGCTGGGGCTGGCCGCGACGACCGGCTGCGGTGGCGACGGAGGGGCCTCCGCGGACGGGACGGTGACGATCCGTTACGCGTGGTGGGGTGCGGAGGATCGTGCCCAGAGAATCAACAAGACCATCGCGCTCTTCGAGAAGAAGTACCCGAAGATCAAGGTGAAAACGGACTTCCAGCCTTATCTCGACTTCTGGAAGAAGTTCAACACCCAGGCCTCCGGCGGAAATCCGCCGGACGTGTTCCAGAATGCGATCGGCTTCCTCCGTAAATACGACGCGAAGAACGTGCTGCTGGATCTGAGCGAGCAGGCGAAGGCGGGCAACCTCCGGATGGAGGGATTCCGCGCGGGCCTGGAGAAGTTCGGCGAGATCGACGGCAAGCTCCTCGGCGTTCCGGTCGGTTCGAACTCCATGGCCCTCGTCATCGACAAGCCCGTCTACACCCGCGCCGGCGTGAAGCCGGAGCAGGGCTGGACGTGGGACGACTTCGAAGCCGGGATGAAGAAGATCCGGGACAAGACCGGCCGCGCCGGCGACAGCGGCATGTACGGCACGATGTACCTCTACGACCTCTATCTGCGCCAGAACGGCAAGGCGTTCTTCACCGAGGACGGACTCGGCTTCACCGAGGCGGACCTGACGGACTGGTGGACGAAGGCCAGGAAGGGTGTCGAGGAGGGCATCTACTCCGACCCCAAGAAGGTCGCGCAGATCAAGCCCAAGTCCGCGCTCGCCGCGGAGCTCGCGGGCAGCGAGTTCACCTGGGACAACTTCACCGTCCGCTACACCTCCGAGGGCAAGAGCGAGTACGGCCTGGCCCCCATCCCGACGACGGACGGCAAGAAGACCGGGCAGTACCTCGGCTCCCTCATGCTGAGCGCCTCCAAGCGCACCCAGCACCCGAAGGAAGTCGCCCAGTTCATCGACTTCATGGTCCACGACCCCGAGGTCGCCAAGATCATGGGCTACGACCGCGGTGTGCCCGCGACGCAGGCCCAGTTCGACGCGTACAAGCCGACCGACCCGGTCAACCAGGCGATAGCCGCCTACGAGCAGTCCATCGTCAAGGCCGGAGTCCTGGAGCCCATCACTCCGCACCCGAACGGCGCGGACATCTGCGAGTCGGCGTTCCTGCGCATCGCCGAGGAGATGGGCCTGGGCAAGAGGTCGGTGGACGAGGCCGTCAAGCAGTTCTTCACCGAGTCGAAGACGGCTCTCGGCGCCTGA
- a CDS encoding TIGR02611 family protein, with amino-acid sequence MNTGSNEPGEVAVASNETGTGEVHGEQDRGLGSRAPEFIKARRALHLSWQVGVFIIGLAVVVTGIIMLPLPGPGWVVIFGGMAIWATEFVWAQLVLRWTKRKVTEAAQRALDPKVRRRNIILTSIGLVIIGVLAGIYLWKFGITMPWKIKDQ; translated from the coding sequence ATGAATACGGGGAGTAACGAGCCGGGCGAGGTGGCCGTGGCGTCGAACGAGACGGGGACGGGCGAGGTACACGGCGAGCAGGATCGCGGGCTCGGCTCGCGTGCGCCGGAATTCATCAAGGCCCGCCGGGCGCTGCACCTCAGCTGGCAGGTCGGCGTCTTCATCATCGGACTCGCGGTCGTCGTGACCGGCATCATCATGCTGCCCCTGCCCGGACCGGGGTGGGTCGTGATCTTCGGCGGCATGGCGATCTGGGCGACGGAGTTCGTCTGGGCCCAGCTGGTGCTGCGCTGGACCAAGCGGAAGGTCACCGAGGCGGCGCAGCGCGCCCTCGATCCCAAGGTGCGGCGCCGCAACATCATCCTGACGTCGATCGGGCTGGTGATCATCGGCGTGCTGGCCGGCATCTACCTGTGGAAGTTCGGCATCACGATGCCGTGGAAGATCAAGGACCAGTGA
- a CDS encoding SsgA family sporulation/cell division regulator — MNTTVSCELHLRLVVSSESSLPVPAGLRYDTADPYAVHATFHTGAEETVEWVFARDLLAEGLHRPTGTGDVRVWPSRSHGQGVVCIALSSPEGEALLEAPARALESFLKRTDAAVPPGTEHRHFDLDQELSHILAES; from the coding sequence ATGAACACCACGGTCAGCTGCGAGCTGCACCTGCGCCTCGTTGTGTCGAGCGAGTCCTCCCTGCCTGTCCCCGCAGGCCTGCGGTACGACACGGCCGACCCCTACGCCGTGCACGCCACCTTCCACACCGGAGCCGAGGAAACCGTCGAGTGGGTGTTCGCCCGCGACCTCCTCGCCGAGGGACTTCACCGCCCAACAGGCACCGGCGACGTCCGCGTCTGGCCGTCGCGCAGTCACGGCCAGGGCGTCGTGTGCATCGCCCTGAGCTCGCCGGAGGGCGAGGCCCTGCTCGAGGCCCCGGCACGGGCCCTGGAGTCCTTCCTGAAGCGGACCGACGCCGCCGTGCCGCCCGGCACCGAACACCGGCACTTCGACCTCGATCAGGAGCTCTCGCACATCCTGGCGGAAAGCTAG
- a CDS encoding CGNR zinc finger domain-containing protein, with the protein MLITHDTRCALDTVVDLVNTAPEDDTASDGLPDVATLADFVRNHEISDVGVLSDFDLSAVRKIRGRFAAVFAAPDARAAAGQINELVAAAGTTPRLTDHDGYDWHVHYFAPGASVADHLAADCGMALAFFVVAGEQERLRRCEAPDCRRAFVDLSRNRSRRYCDSRTCGNRLHVAAYRARRKEAAG; encoded by the coding sequence GTGCTGATCACCCACGACACCCGGTGCGCCCTCGACACCGTGGTCGATCTGGTGAACACCGCACCGGAGGACGACACGGCATCGGACGGACTGCCGGACGTGGCGACCCTTGCGGACTTCGTGCGGAACCACGAGATCAGCGATGTCGGGGTGCTCTCGGACTTCGACCTCTCAGCGGTGCGCAAGATCCGCGGTCGCTTCGCCGCCGTCTTCGCCGCCCCGGACGCCCGGGCCGCGGCAGGGCAGATCAACGAGCTGGTCGCGGCGGCCGGCACCACACCCCGGCTCACGGACCACGACGGCTACGACTGGCATGTGCACTACTTCGCGCCCGGTGCCTCCGTCGCCGATCATCTCGCCGCCGACTGCGGGATGGCGCTGGCGTTCTTCGTGGTCGCCGGGGAGCAGGAGCGGCTGCGGCGGTGCGAGGCGCCTGACTGCCGGCGCGCCTTCGTCGACCTGTCCCGGAACCGCTCGCGGCGGTACTGCGACAGCCGCACCTGCGGAAACCGCCTGCACGTGGCCGCGTACCGGGCGCGCCGCAAGGAGGCGGCGGGCTGA
- a CDS encoding DsbA family protein, which translates to MSDSSTDRSAAPVLEVWCDLQCPDCRTALDDLHALRARYGDRLELRLRHFPLEKNKHAFAAAQAAEEAWEQGRGWPYAEALLGRVEELARKGEPFLVEIARELDLDAEEFDTALIDGRHILIVDADQAEGKAIGVTGTPTYVIGGERLDGGKSQDGLREKIEEIADRLLAGQEH; encoded by the coding sequence ATGAGCGACTCCTCCACCGACCGTTCCGCCGCCCCCGTCCTCGAGGTCTGGTGCGACCTCCAGTGCCCGGACTGCCGTACCGCGCTGGACGATCTCCATGCCCTGCGCGCCCGCTACGGCGACCGTCTGGAGCTGCGGCTGCGGCACTTCCCGCTGGAGAAGAACAAGCACGCCTTCGCCGCCGCCCAGGCCGCGGAGGAGGCGTGGGAGCAGGGCCGGGGATGGCCGTACGCCGAGGCCCTGCTGGGGCGGGTCGAGGAGCTGGCCCGTAAGGGAGAACCCTTCCTGGTGGAGATCGCCCGCGAACTGGACCTGGACGCCGAGGAGTTCGACACCGCGCTGATCGACGGCCGGCACATCCTGATCGTGGACGCCGACCAGGCCGAGGGCAAGGCGATCGGTGTGACCGGCACACCGACGTACGTCATCGGCGGGGAGCGGCTCGACGGCGGCAAGAGCCAGGACGGGCTGCGCGAGAAGATCGAGGAGATCGCGGACCGGCTCCTGGCCGGGCAGGAGCACTGA
- a CDS encoding GNAT family N-acetyltransferase codes for MTTTLRPTEPLQQNADGTRSRRYQVCVNSRPVGAIHLDTHPVFGTAVARITKLHIDEADRRRGRGTVAALAAEEVARGWGCRRIEAVIPAASEAGLRLATALGYVVRNRGMEKQLGDTPPELPEGSRARPMTEAEFGPWLEKGKAHYARSWIDRGVPEAEARAKSERDHATLLPDGLATPGMLISVVEHLGTPVGTLWLAVRESSAFVFDVETDAAHRGEGHGRTLMLLAEAQTIAEGRRILGLNVFSGNTPAERLYASLGYETERYALYKPLL; via the coding sequence ATGACCACGACCCTGCGGCCGACCGAGCCGCTTCAGCAGAACGCCGACGGGACGCGCTCACGCCGCTACCAGGTATGTGTGAACAGCCGTCCCGTGGGGGCGATACACCTCGACACGCATCCCGTGTTCGGCACCGCGGTGGCCCGGATCACGAAGCTGCACATCGACGAAGCGGACCGCAGGCGAGGCCGGGGGACGGTCGCCGCGCTCGCCGCCGAGGAGGTGGCGCGCGGCTGGGGGTGCCGTCGCATCGAGGCGGTGATCCCCGCCGCCTCCGAGGCCGGACTCCGCCTTGCCACGGCGCTCGGCTACGTCGTCCGCAACCGCGGCATGGAGAAGCAGCTTGGCGACACCCCGCCGGAGCTGCCGGAGGGCAGCCGCGCCCGGCCCATGACCGAGGCGGAGTTCGGCCCCTGGCTGGAGAAGGGCAAGGCGCACTACGCGCGCAGCTGGATCGACCGGGGCGTCCCGGAGGCCGAGGCCCGGGCCAAGTCGGAGCGCGACCACGCGACCCTGCTGCCCGACGGCCTCGCCACCCCGGGCATGCTGATCAGCGTCGTCGAGCACCTGGGGACGCCCGTGGGAACGCTGTGGCTCGCGGTGCGGGAGAGCAGCGCCTTCGTCTTCGACGTCGAGACCGACGCCGCCCACCGCGGGGAGGGCCACGGCCGCACCCTGATGCTGCTGGCCGAGGCCCAGACCATCGCCGAGGGCAGGCGGATCCTCGGCCTCAATGTCTTCTCGGGCAACACCCCGGCCGAACGGCTCTACGCCTCACTCGGCTACGAGACCGAGCGGTACGCCCTGTACAAACCGTTGCTGTAG
- a CDS encoding aminotransferase class IV — translation MKIWLDGGLQDTESARVSVFDHGLTVGDGVFETVKAVDGRPFALTRHLDRLTRSARGLGLPDPDHDEVRRACAAVLDANPAPLGRLRITYTGGHGPLGSDRGEHGPTLVVALGETTRRPDSTAVITVPWTRNERGALSGLKTTSYAENVVALARAREQGASEALFGNTVGQLCEGTGSNVFVVLDGEIHTPPLASGCLAGITRALAAEWTGAKETDLPLDVLERVDEIFLTSTLRDVQAVHRVDGRELPGAPGPVTAKAMRIFDERAGHDLDP, via the coding sequence GTGAAGATCTGGCTCGACGGCGGGCTGCAGGACACCGAGTCCGCCCGCGTCTCCGTCTTCGACCACGGGCTGACCGTGGGCGACGGCGTCTTCGAGACGGTCAAGGCCGTGGACGGCCGGCCGTTCGCGCTCACCCGGCACCTCGACCGGCTGACCCGCTCGGCGCGCGGCCTCGGCCTGCCGGATCCGGACCACGACGAGGTGCGCCGCGCCTGCGCCGCCGTCCTCGACGCCAACCCCGCGCCGCTCGGCCGCCTCCGCATCACCTACACCGGCGGCCACGGCCCCCTCGGATCCGACCGCGGCGAGCACGGCCCGACCCTCGTCGTCGCCCTCGGCGAGACCACCCGCCGCCCCGACTCCACCGCCGTGATCACGGTCCCCTGGACCCGCAACGAGCGCGGCGCGCTCTCCGGCCTGAAGACCACCTCGTACGCCGAGAACGTCGTCGCCCTCGCCCGGGCCCGTGAACAGGGCGCGTCCGAGGCCCTGTTCGGCAACACGGTGGGGCAGCTGTGCGAGGGCACCGGCTCGAACGTCTTCGTCGTCCTCGACGGCGAGATCCACACCCCGCCGCTCGCCTCCGGCTGCCTCGCGGGCATCACACGTGCGCTCGCGGCCGAATGGACCGGCGCCAAGGAGACCGACCTGCCGCTCGACGTCCTGGAGCGGGTCGACGAGATCTTCCTGACGTCCACCCTGCGGGACGTGCAGGCCGTGCACCGCGTCGACGGCCGCGAGCTGCCCGGCGCGCCGGGCCCGGTGACCGCCAAGGCCATGCGGATCTTCGACGAGCGCGCGGGGCACGACCTCGACCCCTGA
- a CDS encoding chorismate-binding protein: protein MLDLPPLARFGDRVATGLLDVTDDPEALESSGFWAVCADFEGRLTCARFAEVRTADVPAPVPGAWRAPAAGDWTSSLDRAAYTAAVRRIRDHIAAGEVYQANLCRVLSAPVAPGADVDALTALLARGNPAPYAGTIRLPGHGVEIATASPELFLRRDGRVVTSGPIKGTGRTEADLLEKDFAENVMIVDLVRNDIGRVCATGSVTVPDLCAVEKHPGLVHLVSTVRGELADGAGWAELLGAAFPPGSVTGAPKSSALRIIDALETAPRGPYCGGIGWVDADRGTGELAVGIRTFWIDRAEGVLRFGTGAGITWGSDPEGEWRETELKAARLLAIASGAYEVSGEDLT, encoded by the coding sequence GTGCTCGACCTCCCTCCTCTCGCCCGCTTCGGCGACCGCGTCGCCACCGGGCTCCTCGACGTCACCGACGATCCCGAGGCCCTGGAGTCCAGCGGCTTCTGGGCCGTCTGTGCCGACTTCGAGGGCCGTCTGACCTGCGCCCGCTTCGCGGAGGTCCGGACGGCGGACGTGCCGGCCCCCGTGCCCGGCGCCTGGCGCGCACCGGCCGCCGGTGACTGGACGTCCTCGCTCGACCGCGCCGCGTACACGGCCGCCGTGCGGCGGATCCGCGACCACATCGCGGCCGGCGAGGTCTATCAGGCGAACCTGTGCCGGGTGCTGTCAGCGCCCGTCGCACCCGGCGCCGACGTGGACGCCCTCACCGCACTGCTGGCCCGCGGCAATCCGGCGCCCTATGCAGGAACGATCCGCCTGCCCGGGCACGGCGTCGAGATCGCCACGGCCTCCCCCGAACTGTTCCTGCGGCGCGACGGCCGCGTCGTCACGTCCGGGCCGATCAAGGGCACCGGCCGTACCGAGGCGGACCTGCTGGAGAAGGACTTCGCCGAGAACGTGATGATCGTGGACCTGGTCCGCAACGACATCGGACGGGTGTGCGCCACGGGCAGCGTGACGGTGCCCGACCTGTGTGCCGTCGAGAAGCACCCAGGGCTGGTCCACCTCGTCTCGACGGTCCGCGGCGAGCTGGCGGACGGGGCCGGCTGGGCCGAGCTGCTCGGCGCCGCCTTCCCGCCCGGCTCGGTCACGGGCGCGCCCAAGTCCAGCGCCCTGCGGATCATCGACGCGCTGGAGACGGCGCCCCGGGGGCCGTACTGCGGCGGGATCGGCTGGGTCGACGCCGACCGGGGAACCGGAGAGCTGGCCGTCGGCATCCGCACCTTCTGGATCGACCGGGCCGAGGGGGTGCTGCGCTTCGGCACCGGCGCCGGCATCACCTGGGGCTCCGATCCCGAGGGGGAGTGGCGGGAGACCGAGCTCAAGGCGGCCCGGCTGCTCGCGATAGCGTCGGGAGCGTACGAGGTGAGTGGAGAGGACCTGACGTGA